The DNA region AAAGCACCAATTCTCTATCGTCCGCTCTTCAGCTCGGTCCACAAGCGATCATAGATCTGGAGCGCCTCTCCGACGTTGTCGAGCCATTCCGTGCGGCCCAGCTCCTCGTCGGTCAAGTTGATCATGGTGTTGCTGCGATAGTCCTCGCTGTGGAATTCCATCGCTTTCGTATTCGGGTTGCTGTATCCGATATATTCGTAGTTCTTCGCGCTGACTTCTGGTTCCAGCATGAAATTGATAAACTTCTCCGCCAGCTCCTTGTTCTTCGCGCCCTTCGGAATTGCATAGTTATCCGAGAAGATCGTTGCGCCCTCCTCCGGCACCACATACGCCACATCCGGATTTTCTTCCGCGATGAATGCAGCGTCACCGGACCATACCGTTGCAATCCAGCCTTCCTCTTGAATCATCTTCTGCTTGATGTTATCCGTGTCGAAGGCAAGGACGTTCGGCAGCAGCGTCTTGAGGTCCAGGGCCGCAGCGTTAATCTCGGCTTCGTCCGTCGTGCTGTTGGATTTCCCTTGCTTCTTCAGCGCCATGCCGATCATTTCACGGTTGTCGTCCAGAAGCAGCACTTTACCCTTGTATTCCGGATTCCACAAATCTTCCCAGCTGTTGATCTCATCCTTCACGTACTTCTTGTTGTAGGCAATCCCCGTCACACCGGACGTGTAGACGATGGAGTACTTGTTCCCCGGGTCAAAAGAAGGGTTCTTGAACGTCTCCGAAATGTTGACAAAGTTCGGGATATTGTTCATGTCGAGCGGCTCCAGCAGATCCCCTTCAATCATGGTCTTGACCATGTAATCGGACGGCTGAATCAGGTCGTAGCCGCTGCCGCCGGCCTTAATCTTCGCCAGCAGATCTTCATTGTTCGCATAGTTGTCATACGTGACCTTCACGTTAAACTTCTTCTCGAAATCCTCCAGTACCTCAGGATCGAAGTTGTCAGCCCAGCTGTAAATGTGAAGCGTCTCCTTGCTCGAGCCGCACGCAGCCAGAAGGCTTGCGGACAATACGGCGACCAGCCCTGCAGCAAGCAGGCGGGTCCATCTTGATCTTTTCAATTCCCTATCTCCTCTCTTTCGTATCCATGGCGGATGTATCGGATCCTTCTCAAAAAAAGAAATGGAACGTTTGCTTTAGATCGGCAGCGTTTTATGTTTCTTATCCCCGCTGCCGCGGTTAAGAATATATTGGGCGAGCAGAATGAGCGTGATGCTCACCAGAATCAGTTTCGTACATAACGCGTTAATCTCAGGCGATATTCCGCGTTTCACCTGGGCATAAATGTAGATTGGCAGCGTAGTCGAGCTTGGTCCCGCAACGAAGAAGCTGACCATGAAATCGTCAAGCGACAGCGTAAACGCGATCAAGGCCCCGGAGATAATGCCCGGTGCGATCTGCGGCAGCGTCACATGCCGGAATGCCTGCCAAGGCGTAGCGCCCAGATCTTGGGCCGCTTCATCCAATTGCTTGCCCATGCCCGACAACCGGGCGCTCACCACTACATAGACATAGGATATGCTGAAGGTGATGTGGGCGATCATCACCGTCGTCTTGCCAAGCGGAATATTTAATTGACTGAACAGCACGAGCAGCGACAGTCCCATGATTATATCCGGAATGATAACCGGCAAGTACAGGAGACCGTTCATGCCGCTGCGGCCCCGGCGTCCCAAATTCCGGAGCCCGAGGGCCGCCGCCGTTCCCAGCATTGTCGAGATGATCGTGGACACCACCGCAACGGTCAGACTGTTCATCAAGGCTTCCATCACGTTTCGGTTGTCGAAGAGCGAGATATACCACTCGAAGGTGAAGCCTTCCCAGTTCCCGCTCAACCGCGTATCGTTGAAGGAATAAATGATGATGATCAGGATCGGCACGTAGATAAACGCCATCATCAGGAAGGCGTGAATCGAAAGCAAAGGCTGACGCTTCTTCTTCACTTATCTCCCCTCCCCTACACGTTGATGGCGGGCCTGCATCGCCCGGTTAAACAGCAGAATGAGCACCAGGGACGTTGCCACGAAAATGACCGACAACGCAGCGCCGAACGGCCAGTTGCGGGCTCCAAGGAACTGCGACTGGATGATGTTGCTGATCATGGAGGACTTGGCTCCGCCCAGGATGTCCGTGACGACGAACATGCCCGAGGTCGATACATAGACCAGCACCGATCCGGTCATGATGCCGGATTTGCTCTGCGGCAGCGTAATATGCCGAAATGCCTTCCATTTGGACGCGCCGAGATCGCTGGCTGCATCCAGAAGGCGCTTGTCCATCTGCTCCAGCGCTACATAGATCGGCAGCACCATGAACGGGATGAAGTTATACACCATGCCGAGCAGCACGGCGCCGTAGGTGTACAGCATCTGAATCGGCTCATCAATCCAGCCGAGCCACATCAGCAGGCTGTTGACCACGCCCTGGGTTCGAAGCAGCAGCACCCAGGCATAGGTTCGAATCAAGAAATTAATCCAGAACGGAATCGTAATGAGGATCAGACCCCAAGTCTGGATTCGCGGGGATGCACCCGCAATATAATAGGCAAGCGGATAACTGACCAGCAGACAGATGATGGTTGTTAGCAGCGACAGCACCAAGGTATCCCAATAGATGCCAAGATATAACGGATCGAAAAAGGTCTTGTAGCCTTCCATGCTGAGCTCGAACACCAGATTGCCTTGGGCGTCCCGCGACAGGAAGGAAATGCCGATCACAATCAGCATCGGGATGATCAGGAACAGGGACATCCACAGGAGCACCGGGGTCAGCAGGAATTTCGATTTCCTCATGGCCCGATCATCACCTCATCCTTGTCGTTCCAATTCACCCCGACCCTCTCGCCGATCTTCCAAGGATGCTCCTCCGTAATATCGAGCGCAATCGTCACCTTCATCGGCTCGTCGTCCAGCTGGACAAGCAACTTATGCACGCTGCCAAGGAACTGGACGTCTTCAATGACGCCTGTCTTCCTGCCGGCCGCACCGCGCTGCGGAACCAGCTTCTCGGGACGGACAGAGAACAGGCCCTCCGGCGAAGAGAATACATTGTTCTCCCCGATAAATGTGGCTGCGAAGAGCGTTTGCGGCTTCGCATACACGTCGCGCGGCGTCCCGATCTGCTCGACCTTCCCTTGGTTCATGATGACGATCCGATCCGAGAGCATCATCGCTTCTTCCTGGTCATGCGTTACATAGACGAAGGTAATGCCGAGCGTCCGCTGCAGATGCTTCAGCTCCGATTGCAGGCTTTTGCGCAGCTGCAGATCCAGCGCGCCGAGCGGCTCATCAAGCAGCAGCACTTTAGGCTTGTTCGCAATCGCGCGGGCAATCGCCACCCGCTGCTGCTGTCCGCCGGAAAGCTGGTGCGGGAATCGTTCCCGCAGAGCGGTCAGCTGCGTCATCGCGGCCGCCTCCTCCACGCGCTCCTTGATGAGCTGGCGCGGCAGCTTTTTCATTTTTAACCCGAAGGCGATATTGTCCTCCACCGTCATATGCGGGAACAGGGCGTAATGCTGGAATACGAGATTGAGATCCCTCTTATTCGCAGGCACCTCTGTCACGTTCTGACCCGCCAGCCATACCTGGCCCCCTGTCGGCTGTTCAAATCCTGCTATCATCCGGAGAATCGTCGTTTTGCCGCAGCCGCTGGGGCCCAGCAAAGTCAGGAATTCCCCTTCTTTAATAGAGAGCGACAGCGGATGCACGACCGCTTGTCCTTGGAAATGCTTCTCGATCTGGACAAGTTCAATCACATGCACCAACTCCTTGTTCAAAATGCGGCCTTTCGGCACAGGGCTATTGATTTGACCGAACCTACAATTCCATTTCCATTAAGAAGAAACGGTAATTCCGCCCGTGTTCCAGCCTGTGCCTGAAGGGGGATCCGTTTCTTGAGGGACGATGCTTTAAAGTCTCTTTAAGAAAAAAAAGCCATATCCATGGGTATGGCTTTACCGTTTGCTTCATATTTCGATGTTCACGCCGCGTACTGGCGGCTTACGTTTTTCGCATATTCACTATACCTTGTTTTCCCTTTGTACACAACACTTTTCTTACTAATTCGACAGGGGAAGCCCCGGATATTTCACCGGATTCTGGATCGCGTGGAGGATCGAACCGTCCAAGGCATAGGATTGCCAAATACAAAAAAACCGCCCCCGCATTGCCAAGCGGTGAACGGTCTCTTCTCTTGCCGGTTCCTCATAAAGGGGATTATTTCAGCTCATACTGCACGTACAGCTGGGTCGTGATTTTGATCTCGCCCGGCTTCACGGATGTCGCAGCGCCACCGTCGGCCATCGAAGCCGTTTCCATCGACATCTTGTCATACATGCCGTACACAACGTTGTTGTTCACCGAGCCTTCGGTTACATTAACAACGACGCCGAGCTGACGTTTGGAAGCCTTCGCGATCGCCTGGGCCTTCAGATCGGCATTCGCCATTGCCTTATCGATCACTTGAGCCTCGAATGTATCCGGATTGTCCACGGAGAAGCGGGCATTGCCGATCGAATTGGCCCCGGCTTCAGCCGCTGCATCCAGCACTTCGCCCACCTTGTTCAGATCGCGCAGCGTTACTTCAAGGGAATGATAAGCGGAGTAGTTTTGCACCTTGCGGCCTTCTTTTTCCGTATAAGAGTAATTTGGCTGCACATAGAACTGTTCGGTTTTAATATCTTTGTCGTCGATCTTCCAGGTCTCTTTCAGCACCTTGATAACCTTATCCATTTTTTGCGCGTTAGCCTTCTGCGCCGATTTAGCCGTCTCCGCATACGACTCTGCCCCAATGGACAAATATACGATATCCGGCTTCACGGATATCTCGCCCTTGCCGAGCACCGTCACGATATTTTGCTGCACCGCCTCGGCCGCATAGGCTTCCGTCGCGCCGCCGAATCCGGCCCAAGCCGTACCGCCTGTCAGCAGAGCACCTGCAATCATAATGGAACCTACCTGTTTGACCCATCTTCTCATGTGTGGTCAACCTCCTTTAATATTGGCCCGCTTCTGATGCTTGCCTTACCTCTCTAACGCAAACGGATTGGTAAATGTTGCATCCCGTTTAAGCGGTTGCATAACTTTTTTTGATCCATCATTGCCCGGATTCCGGATCCAGGAAATGCCAGTGGTTGCAGGGCACTATGACAAATAAAATATAATAGAGGACGAAATAGGCAGCAGGATGTTAATGTATTATGGTAAGTGGGTAACTAACTTAATATGTTGTTTCAACTTGAGGAGGTCATTATGAGATTAATAAGGGGTGTAGTACTTGCCTTGGTCCTGCTGCTCGCTGCAACCACGGGCATACCGGTGTCGGCACAAGGCCAGTCCGAGCAGCCGGCACCAGGCAAAACCTATCTGATCGGTACGGACGTCACGTTCGCTCCGTTTGAATTCCAGGATCCGAGCGGCGAGTTTGTCGGCATCGACATGGATTTAATGAAAGCGATCGCCAAGGATCAGAACTTCAAATACGAGATCAGGCCGCTCGGCTTCAACGCAGCCGTTCAGGCATTGGAATCCGGTCAGGTGGACGGCGTCATCGCCGGCATGAGCATCACGGAGGAACGGAAACAGAAATTCGATTTCTCTGATCCCTATTTCGATTCCGGTGTCGTGATGGCGGTCCGTAAGGACCAAGAGGGTATTCAAAGCTACGAGGATTTAAGAGGCAAGAAAGTGGCGGTCAAAACCGGCACGGAGGGCTACAGCTTCGCCGAATCCATCGCTTCGAAATACGGCTTCACGATCGTGCCGTTCGACGATTCGGCCCAGATGTACGAAGATGTCAAAACCGGAAATTCCGTGGCCTGCTTTGACGATTATCCGGTGCTGGCTTACGGCGTCAAGCAAAATAACGGGCTGAAGCTCGTTACCGACAAAGAACCAGGGGCATCCTACGGCTTTGCCGTTCAGAAGGGCCAGAACCAGGAGCTTATGGAGAAATTCAACGCCGGGCTGGCTAATCTGAAGGCAAACGGCGAATATAACCGCATTCTCGAAACGTACATCGGCGAGAACGCGGCCGGACCGGCTAACCAAAGCCGTCTCGGATTAATTGCCGAGTCGATGCCGGCATTGCTCACAGGCCTCGGCAAAACGCTGCTGCTCACGTTCGTATCGCTGTTCTTCGCCTTCTTCATCGGCCTGATCTTCGGCTTCATGAAGGTTGGCCGCAACAAATGGCTTCGGGGCATTGCGACCGTCTTTGTTGACGTCTTCCGCGGCATCCCGCTGCTGGTGCTTGCCTTCTTCATCTATTTCGGCATTCCGCAGGCTCTCGGATTCACGATGTCCCCGCTGGTGGCGGCCGTTCTGACTTTGAGCCTCAATGCCGGGGCTTATGTGACGGAAATTATCCGCGGCGGCATCCAGTCCATCGATCCCGGTCAGCTGGAAGCAGCCCGCTCGCTTGGCTTGCCGTATCGCAAAGCCATGATGAAGATCATCATCCCGCAGGCCGTCAAAATCATGATACCGACGTTTATCAACCAGCTCGTCATTACGCTGAAGGATACGTCCATTCTCTCGGTCATCGGTTTGGTCGAGCTGACCCAATCGGGTAAAATCGTCATTGCAAGAACGTTCGCATCGTTTGATATCTGGCTGGTCGTAGCGATCATGTATCTGATTGTTATCACCATTCTGACGAAGATTGCGAACCGTCTGGAAAGGAGGGTTCGAGTTGGGTAAAATCCGTGTAGAAGGACTGAAGAAGAGCTATGGCTCGAACGAGGTGCTGAAGGGCATCGACATGCAGGTACAGGAAGGCGAGGTCGTCTGCGTGATCGGGCCATCGGGCTCAGGGAAGAGCACCTTCCTCCGCTGCATCAACCGGCTGGAGGAAATTACGGCCGGCAAGGTTATCGTCGATGACCGGGACATCAACGACCCGAAGACCGACATTAATAAGGTTCGGGAAAATATCGGCATGGTGTTCCAGCACTTCAATCTGTTCCCCCACTTCAACGTGCTGAAGAACATTATGTTTGCCCCGGTCGAGCTCGGCAAGCAAACGAAGGAGGAAGCGCGAGCTACGGCCCTGCGGCTGCTGCAACAGGTAGGGCTCTCCGATAAGGCGGAGGCATTCCCGAGCCAGCTCTCCGGCGGGCAAAAGCAGCGGGTCGCGATTGCACGGGCGCTTGCCATGAACCCCGACATCATGCTGTTCGATGAGCCGACCTCGGCACTCGATCCGGAGATGGTCGGCGAGGTGCTCGGCGTCATGAAGGATCTGGCGCGCGAAGGGATGACGATGATGATCGTCACGCATGAAATGGGCTTTGCCCGCGAGGTATCCGACCGGGTCATCTTTATGGACGGCGGCTACATCGTGGAGGAAGGACCGCCCGCTGAGGTATTCGGCAATCCGAGGAACGAGCGGACGATCAGCTTCCTGGAGAAAGTGCTGTGACGTTGAACGGCTGTAACCCAAGTGACAGCCGCCGCGTCTTGGCCTAAGGTTCCCACTTACAAACCCAACAAACAATGACAAGGCTCACCGGACATCTCGTGATGGCTGGTGAGCCTTGTTGCGTCCGCCGCTCATTCTGTAGGAGGGGCAAGCGGCACGCTCACGGTAAAGGCGGAGCCTTCTCCGGGCCTGGACCGGACGGTCACGGTCCCTTGGTGGATGTCGACGATCCGTTTCACGATCGACAGCCCGAGTCCGCTCCCACCGGCCGAGCGATTGCGCGATTTATCCGCCTTGTAGAACCGTTCGAAGATGCGCAGCTGATCGGCTTCCGACATCCCGATTCCCGTGTCGGTAATCGTAACAACGGCCGCTTCCCGGTCTGCCTTCAGCTCGATCGTGATCACGCCGCCCTCCGGGGTGAATTTGATGCTGTTGTGCAGCAGATTCATCCAGACTTGACTCATTAAATCCTCCGACGCCCGGATCTGCACCTCCGCCAGCTCGAGATCCACCTGAATCCGCTTCGCCAGCCATTGCGGCTCGCTTGCAAGCACCAACGCGCGGAGCTGCCCATCTAGTCGGTAGGGCTGCATCTCAAATACGGTCCGGTCCCCTTCCAGCGAGGACAGCTTCAGTAGATTGTCGCTCAGCTGGGACAAACGCCTGCTCTCTCCTTCAATGATCTCGAGGTAATGGTTCCTTCGCTCCTCCGTCAGCCGGGGGTTGCGCAGCGCCCGCGCAAAGCCGCGAATGGACGTCAGCGGCGACTGGATTTCATGCGATACGTTCGAGATGAAATCCTGACGCATCGTCTCCATCCGCCCAAGCCCCTCGGCCATATCGTTAATGCCGTTCGCGATCATTTTAAATTCGCCGGGCAGCTTATGCTCCTCCATCTTGACGTTAAAGTCGCCTTGGGAGATGCGGCGCATCGCATCCGTCATCGCATTCAAGACGGCCATCTGCTTATGCTTGAACATTAATCCGAGCAGCATCATGCATAAGAAGAATATCACGACGCCAAGAAACAAGTCGATGATCTGCGTCACATAAGCCGATGACGGCGCACCTGTCTTTGCATACACGGCCTTGGTCAAATAAGTCGCCGCTGTCCAGGAGACGGCCAGCACGGCGAAGAGGGCAATGATCTGCAGGATCTCCCTCAAGATTTTCCATGCCCAATTGCTGGTCTTGCGCATTAGTCCTCACACCCCTCCAGCCGGTAGCCGAGCCCGCGCACGGTGCGTATGCGGAACCGGTATTTCGCCTCGGGGAACCGCTCCCGCAGCCGGTTTACATGGACGTCGAGCGTCCGTTCGTTCCCCTCGAAATCGTAGCCCCAAATATCCTCGATCAGCCGGTCCCGGGGCAGTGTGCTGCCCGGATAACTGGCCAGCTTGAACAGCAGCTCGAATTCCTTCAGCGGCAGCGTGAATGTCTCCTTATCCGTCTTCACTTCATAGGTGCGGCGGTTCATCTGCAGCTTGCCGGCGGTGACCGTCTGCGAGGCGGCCACCTGATACCGCTTCAGCAGCGCCTTCACCCGAACTACCAGCTCAGCCGGCTCAAAGGGCTTCACCAGATAGTCATCGGTACCGAGCTCGAAGCCCTTCACAATCTGCCTGGTTTCCCCTTTGGCAGTCAGCATCAGCACCGGAATGCCGTCATGCCGGCGAATCTCCCGGCACAGCTCCCAGCCGTCCATATTCGGCATCATGATATCCATCACGACCAGATCAACGGGGCTCTGTTCCATAACGCTCAGTGCCGCCAGTCCATCCTGCGCTTCCAGGACGTCCATGCCCGCCTCCTCCAGAAACACCTTCACCAGTTCCCGAATATTCGGATCATCATCGACGACCAATATGTTTGCCATGTCCATCCCTTTCTTTCCCAAGCATTATCCCCGGCCCGGCCGGCTCCCTATGCCTCCAGACTTTCGTTCATCTGTAACTGCTGGGCTGCAAATTCCCTGTACATCGCATGCTCCCGTACCATTTCCTCATGGGTGCCCTTTCCGGTAACGGCCCCTTTCTCGATGAATATGATCTGGTCCGCGCCCACCACCGTCGACAGCCGGTGAGCGATGATAATCGTCGTCCGGCCGGCCATCAGGTTCTTCAGCGCCTTCTGGACTTCGATCTCGGAGCGGCTGTCCAGACTCGATGTAGCCTCGTCCAGCATCAAAATTTTCGGATCCCGCAGCAGCGCCCTTGCAATCGCGATCCGCTGCCGCTGTCCGCCCGAGAGCTTAATGCCCCGCTCGCCTACATCGGTATCGAAGCCGTTAGGGAGCTCATCGATAAACCCGTCCGCATAAGCCATTTCAGCCGCCCTCCGGATTTCCGCATCGCTGATGACCCGCTCCGTCCCGTAACAAAGATTCTCCCGGATCGTACCGGCAATCATCGGGCTTTCCTGCGAGACGTAACCGATCAATCCGCGCCAGGACCGCAGAGCAAATGCGTGAATCGGGTCCGGCCCAAGCTTGATCTGTCCCTCCTGCGGCAGGTAGAATCGCTCCAGCATGGAGAACAGCGTCGTTTTCCCGCCTCCGCTCGGCCCGACGACGGCCGTAACCGTCCCCGGCTCCATTCGGAAGCTGACATTCCTCAGCACCGGCTCATCCGGCTTGTAACCGAAGGTCAGCTGCTCAATGGATACCGGCTGATTCGCATCGATCACGTCCATTCCGTCCTCGAATGCCTCTTCCTCGGCATCAAGCGTCTCCAGGATTCGCTCGGTGGCCCCCTTTGCCTTCTGAAGCTGGGTGAAGAACGTTGTCAGCTGCGTCATCGGCATCACGATCTGAATCAGGTATAGAATGAACGCCACGAGCTCGCCTGCCGTCAGCGCCCCGGTCGACACCTGCAATCCGCCGTAGCCGATGACGACGACGAGCAGCATCATCAGCACAAAGGACATCAGCGGCGCGATCCAGGCGGATACGATGCCTTCCTTAATGCCGAATCTCAACAGATTCCTAATGCCTCTGCTGCCGTTAGCGTACTCCCGATTCTCCGCATTGGAGGCCTTGACCAGGCGGATCTCGGACAGCACCTGGCTGATATTTGCCGTAAACGATGCGGTTTCATCCTGCATTCCCAGCGATATTTTATACATTTTGCGTCCCAGTGGAACGAGGATTAGCGCCGCAACCGGTATTACAACGAACATGGTCAGCGTCATTTTCCAGTTCAGATACAACAGCACCCCGATGGATCCGACGATCGACACGATTCCGCTGGCGAAGCCGGCCGCATGATCGGAGATCAGGCCCTTAATGACGCTGGTATCATTCGTCATCCGGCTGACCGTTTCCCCCGACCGGTTATGGTCGTAATAGCTTACCGGCAGCACCAGCAGCTTCTTCACAGCCGGTCCCGCAGGGCGGCCACCATCTTCTGTCCCGTATAGCTCAGCAAATAGATCGAGATGCCTGCGGCAATCGTCTGTATGATAAACGCGATGCCAAGCCCTATGATATGGCTCCGGTTCATATCCGTTAAGGAGAAGCCATCCACCAGGTTTTTCGTAAACATCGGAATGACCAGCCCGACCAGCGTCGAAACGATATTAAGCAGAATGGCGCCCACGAGCAGGGCCATCGGCGGCTTGGTCTCTTTCAGCAGGCGGAAGAAAGCCTGGGAGCCCGCCTTTCGCTTCTCGTCTGGCGACGCCTGATGATCCGCTGCTGTTTTTTCCAGTACACTCATTGTTTTCTCTTCCCTTCCCCGTCCGGATTATCTACTGTGTAAGGAAAGAATAAAACAGCAAGTTAAACTGAAGTTAAACAACAGCTTTCCGGCGCAAAAAACAAAAAAAGGCGGAATCGCTTCCCCTTTTCTGTAAAGTCATATGTAACTCATGTTCAGCTTGATGCATACACGGGTATGGGGATCGCGCCCATATATTAAAAAAAGCCTTGCAAACACAAGACTTTTCTTAAACATGGATGGCTTATTGGTTCTCGAGTTCCTCTTTGCTCACAAGATTAACCAGAGAAGTAACCGCTTGCTCAGCATCGGCTCCTTCAGCGCTAATATGCACTTCCGTACCCGAGCTGATTGCAAGGCTCATAATTCCCATGATACTTTTGGCATTTACTTTTTTATCATCTTTCTCAACAAAAATTTCAGATGAGTATTTATTCGCTTCCTGAACGAACAGCGCGGCCGGTCTAGCATGGAGCCCCGTCTTCAACCGAACGACTACCGGGTGCTTTGTCATGAAAATTACCCCCTATCTTATAAATCTGCGGTATTGAAAGCGTCTTGACATTTTATAATATTATACCATTTTAGCATACAGGACACTAGAAGAAAAAATGTCAGGTATTGCGGATCTTTTCGGCCATTTCATCGATCTTGCGCAGACGGTGGTTGACGCCCGACTTGCTGACGGTCCCCTTAAGGAGTTCCCCGACTTCTTTGAGGTTCATATCGGGATGAGCCAGCCGGATTTCGGCGACCTCCCGCAGTTTATCCGGCAAATTCTCAAGTCCCACTTCCTTCTGAAGCAGCTTGATGTTCTCGATCTGACGAACAGCGGCACCGATCGTTTTGTTGAGATTGGCGGTCTCGCAGTTCACGATCCGATTCACCGAGTTCCGCATGTCGCGCATAATGCGGACATCCTCGAATTTAAACAGCGCTTGATGAGCGCCGATCAGATTGAGGAACTCAATGATCTTCTCGCCTTCCTTAATGTAGAAGATAAAGCCCTTCTTGCGTTCGATGCAGCGCGCATTCAGGCGAAACTGGTTAGCAAGCTCAACGAGGGACTGACAGTGCTCCTCATACATCGAAGCAATCTCGAGGTGATACGAAGAACCCTCCGGATTGTTGACCGATCCGCCCGCCATGAAGGCGCCGCGGAGATAAGCCCGTTTGCAGCAATTTTTCCGGATGATCTTCTCATCGATCCGGGACTGAAACAGAAAGCCCTCGGACACGATTCGAAGCTCCTTCAAAATTTCCTGGACCTGGGCAGGAATCCGGACGATATATACGTTATTCTTCTTCAAACGCATTTTTTTACGCACCAAAAGCTCGGTATGCGCCTGGAAATGCTTCTTAATTAAGGAATAAATACGCCTTGCAATCGCGGCATTTTCCGTCGAAATATCCAAAATCACCTTTTTGTTGGACAGCTGAACAGAACCGTTCATCCGGATCAACGCGGACAGCTCGGCTTTCTCGCAGCAGTTTTGGCTTTCGACCATCGTTAGTTCCTTCTTCGTTTGTGCCGCAAAGGACAAGGTACTCACCCCTTTCGTGAAATCCAGTCTTGCACCAGCTGGAAAATATGGTTGCTCAGCTTGTCGGCATCATGCCGCAAGTACGTTCGAAATAGCACAAGCTTATCCGCAATGAGTTTATATCCACGGCTGGTCACCTCATCACGGTCCAAATAGACGGGCTTGGCACCCTTCTGGGCATACTTATCCTGAACCTGAGGCGGAATCTCTCCATCATTAACAATAACATAATCGAACAGGTGAAGACCAATATGGTCATACACCGCCTGGAGATGATCGCTTACCGTATAATTATCCGTCTCGCCGGGCTGCGTCATAACATTGCAGACAAAGATTTTAATCGCCTCCGAGGAGACGATCGCTTCAGACAGCTTCGGAACGAGCAGATTTGGCAAAATACTTGTATATAAGCTCCCCGGACCGATCAATATCGCATCCGCCTGCTGAATCGCTTCCAGCGCCTCAGGCAGCGGCTCGACATGCTCCGGCTCCAGGAAGATCCGTTTGATGCGGCCTCCGGCCTCCGGAATTTTGGATTCACCGGTGACGATGGTGCCATCCTCCATCTCCGCGTGCAGGATGACGGCTTCGCCGGCTGCAGGCAGCACCTGCCCGCGAACAACAAAAACCCGGCTCATCTCCTTGACTGCCGTGACAAAATCTCCGTGCAAATCCGTCATGGCAGCCAGGATCAGATTGCCGAGGCTGTGGCCGGCCAGTCCCGACCCTGACTTGAAACGGTATTTCAGTATATCCGATAGCAGCGGCTCCACGTCGGCTAGCGCCGTAAGCACATTGCGGATGTCTCCGGGGGGAGGCATCTGCAGCTCGCTTCGCAAAATGCCGGAGCTTCCTCCGTCATCTGCGACCGTGACAATGGCCGTTATATCGAGCGGTTTTTCCTTAA from Paenibacillus ihbetae includes:
- a CDS encoding ABC transporter permease, which translates into the protein MRKSKFLLTPVLLWMSLFLIIPMLIVIGISFLSRDAQGNLVFELSMEGYKTFFDPLYLGIYWDTLVLSLLTTIICLLVSYPLAYYIAGASPRIQTWGLILITIPFWINFLIRTYAWVLLLRTQGVVNSLLMWLGWIDEPIQMLYTYGAVLLGMVYNFIPFMVLPIYVALEQMDKRLLDAASDLGASKWKAFRHITLPQSKSGIMTGSVLVYVSTSGMFVVTDILGGAKSSMISNIIQSQFLGARNWPFGAALSVIFVATSLVLILLFNRAMQARHQRVGEGR
- a CDS encoding ABC transporter permease; protein product: MKKKRQPLLSIHAFLMMAFIYVPILIIIIYSFNDTRLSGNWEGFTFEWYISLFDNRNVMEALMNSLTVAVVSTIISTMLGTAAALGLRNLGRRGRSGMNGLLYLPVIIPDIIMGLSLLVLFSQLNIPLGKTTVMIAHITFSISYVYVVVSARLSGMGKQLDEAAQDLGATPWQAFRHVTLPQIAPGIISGALIAFTLSLDDFMVSFFVAGPSSTTLPIYIYAQVKRGISPEINALCTKLILVSITLILLAQYILNRGSGDKKHKTLPI
- a CDS encoding SIMPL domain-containing protein, which translates into the protein MRRWVKQVGSIMIAGALLTGGTAWAGFGGATEAYAAEAVQQNIVTVLGKGEISVKPDIVYLSIGAESYAETAKSAQKANAQKMDKVIKVLKETWKIDDKDIKTEQFYVQPNYSYTEKEGRKVQNYSAYHSLEVTLRDLNKVGEVLDAAAEAGANSIGNARFSVDNPDTFEAQVIDKAMANADLKAQAIAKASKRQLGVVVNVTEGSVNNNVVYGMYDKMSMETASMADGGAATSVKPGEIKITTQLYVQYELK
- a CDS encoding ABC transporter ATP-binding protein; this encodes MHVIELVQIEKHFQGQAVVHPLSLSIKEGEFLTLLGPSGCGKTTILRMIAGFEQPTGGQVWLAGQNVTEVPANKRDLNLVFQHYALFPHMTVEDNIAFGLKMKKLPRQLIKERVEEAAAMTQLTALRERFPHQLSGGQQQRVAIARAIANKPKVLLLDEPLGALDLQLRKSLQSELKHLQRTLGITFVYVTHDQEEAMMLSDRIVIMNQGKVEQIGTPRDVYAKPQTLFAATFIGENNVFSSPEGLFSVRPEKLVPQRGAAGRKTGVIEDVQFLGSVHKLLVQLDDEPMKVTIALDITEEHPWKIGERVGVNWNDKDEVMIGP
- a CDS encoding amino acid ABC transporter substrate-binding protein/permease: MRLIRGVVLALVLLLAATTGIPVSAQGQSEQPAPGKTYLIGTDVTFAPFEFQDPSGEFVGIDMDLMKAIAKDQNFKYEIRPLGFNAAVQALESGQVDGVIAGMSITEERKQKFDFSDPYFDSGVVMAVRKDQEGIQSYEDLRGKKVAVKTGTEGYSFAESIASKYGFTIVPFDDSAQMYEDVKTGNSVACFDDYPVLAYGVKQNNGLKLVTDKEPGASYGFAVQKGQNQELMEKFNAGLANLKANGEYNRILETYIGENAAGPANQSRLGLIAESMPALLTGLGKTLLLTFVSLFFAFFIGLIFGFMKVGRNKWLRGIATVFVDVFRGIPLLVLAFFIYFGIPQALGFTMSPLVAAVLTLSLNAGAYVTEIIRGGIQSIDPGQLEAARSLGLPYRKAMMKIIIPQAVKIMIPTFINQLVITLKDTSILSVIGLVELTQSGKIVIARTFASFDIWLVVAIMYLIVITILTKIANRLERRVRVG
- a CDS encoding ABC transporter substrate-binding protein: MKRSRWTRLLAAGLVAVLSASLLAACGSSKETLHIYSWADNFDPEVLEDFEKKFNVKVTYDNYANNEDLLAKIKAGGSGYDLIQPSDYMVKTMIEGDLLEPLDMNNIPNFVNISETFKNPSFDPGNKYSIVYTSGVTGIAYNKKYVKDEINSWEDLWNPEYKGKVLLLDDNREMIGMALKKQGKSNSTTDEAEINAAALDLKTLLPNVLAFDTDNIKQKMIQEEGWIATVWSGDAAFIAEENPDVAYVVPEEGATIFSDNYAIPKGAKNKELAEKFINFMLEPEVSAKNYEYIGYSNPNTKAMEFHSEDYRSNTMINLTDEELGRTEWLDNVGEALQIYDRLWTELKSGR